A DNA window from Pseudochaenichthys georgianus unplaced genomic scaffold, fPseGeo1.2 scaffold_651_arrow_ctg1, whole genome shotgun sequence contains the following coding sequences:
- the pcid2 gene encoding PCI domain-containing protein 2, whose translation MAHSTINQYLQQVYEAIDGRDGSFCSELLSFKHPHVANPRLQLASPEEKCQQLLEPPYDEMVAAHLRCTYAVSNHDFVEAYKFQTLVVQSFLRAFQSHKEENWALPVMFAVTLDLRIFANNAEQQLQKKGKGQPAEMLEKAAEQLMSCFRVCASDNRAGVEDSKKWGMMFLSNQLFKIYFKINKLHLCKPLIRAIDSSNLKNDFSPAQKVTYRYYTGRKAMFDSDFKPAEEFLSYAFHHCHRSSQRNKRMILIYLLPVKMLLGHMPTHQLLRKYDLMQFADVTKGVSEGNLLLLNEALNKHETFFIRCGIFLILEKLKIITYRNLFKKVYLLLRTHQLPLASFLVSLQMMQLQDVDLDEVQCILANLIYMGHIKGYISQQHQKLVVSKQNPFPALSSIS comes from the exons GTGTACGAGGCGATCGACGGTCGAGACGGATCGTTCTGCTCCGAGCTGCTGTCGTTCAAACACCCTCATGTTGCTAACCCTCGtctacag ttggCGAGTCCAGAGGAGAAGTGCCAGCAGCTTCTGGAGCCGCCATACGACGAGATGGTCGCCGCTCACCTCag ATGCACCTACGCCGTCTCCAACCACGACTTCGTGGAGGCGTACAAGTTCCAGACGCTCGTCGTCCA GTCTTTCCTCAGAGCCTTTCAGTCCCACAAAGAGGAGAACTG ggcgcTGCCAGTGATGTTCGCCGTCACGCTGGATCTCAGGATCTTCGCCAACAAC gcggAGCAGCAGCTGCAGAAGAAGGGCAAAGGTCAGCCGGCGGAGATGCTGGAGAAGGCTGCAGAACAGCTGATGAGCTGCTTCAGAGTGTGTGCCAGCGACAa ccgtGCGGGGGTGGAGGACTCTAAGAAATGGGGGATGATGTTTCTGAGCAATCAGCTGTTCAAGATCTACTTCAAG ATCAATAAGCTGCACCTGTGCAAGCCTCTGATCCGGGCGATCGACAGCTCGAACCTGAAGAACGACTTCAGCCCCGCTCAGAAAGTCACATACAGATACTACACGGGGAGAAAGGCCATGTTCGATAGTGACTTCaaaccag cggaGGAGTTCCTCTCCTATGCCTTCCATCACTGCCACCGCTCCAGCCAGAGGAACAAGAGGATGATCCTGATCTACCTGCTGCCCGTCAAGATGCTGCTG GGTCACATGCCGACCCACCAGCTGCTCAGGAAGTATGACCTCATGCAGTTTGCAGACGTCACTAAGGGAGTGAG TGAGGggaacctgctgctgctgaacgaAGCTCTGAACAAACACGAGACGTTCTTCATCCGCTGCGGCATCTTCCTCATCCTCGAGAAGCTGAAGATCATCACCTACCGGAACCTGTTCAAGAAAGT GTACCTGCTGCTGAGGACCCACCAGCTGCCCCTGGCCTCCTTCCTGGTCTCTCTGCAGATGATGCAGCTGCAGGACGTTGATCTGGACGAAGTGCAGTGTATCCTCGCTAACCTCATTTAcatg GGACACATCAAAGGTTACATCTCCCAGCAGCACCAGAAGCTCGTGGTCAGTAAACAGAACCCGTTTCCTGCTCTGTCCTCCATCTCATAG
- the LOC117443653 gene encoding coagulation factor X gives MAVGIMSARASLLALTACFLQVLIQGQVFRAPQDVFLRSRRANKFLVEEILQGNLERECVEEWCNYEEAREYFEDTPSTNAFWTVYYDGDQCEPDPCLHGGNCTDRVGGFLCSCPPPHYGPVCELGAPGPDGNPPTAPLVTSKEISECPIGGPLACDQMCEAAVGSFVCSCLTGFRLQEDGRSCRAEAEFTCGRLPDEINATLCPRGDCPWQASLLDSRGEALCSCAVIGRRSVLTSARCLLTGVSWPPRPSDFTVAAGDRKTLVAVRSLYIHERFREHCRDDDLVLLELSRPLTFGPALSHLCLPPTRDFSENILMHSGRTGATGENTFVYKTLDECRLNTNISNLLSNKMFCMGGLNEGQEGGQRRPKRAQGSLNELWNYTSADMRGNGSDRVHRDQTGDLRNPNSTIKSPDEPFRNKNGSEGTQNGRHHQNQDHQQDHQQDPQQDHQQDHQQDHQQDHHQDHQQDHQQDHQQDHQQDPQQDHQQDHQQDHQQDHQQDHQQDHQQDHQQDHHQDHHQDHQQDHQQDHQQDHQQDHQQDHQQDHQQDHQQDHQQDHHQNHNQDHNRTPHGADRTLIGSETGHRTQNGAWRCSGLLPGAPVATVERGTAFLTGLLMTSSCGDGLVFTKLSRYLSWIRTRLEASEGHVTSQGHMTSQVLQYPEKP, from the exons ATGGCGGTCGGCATCATGTCGGCTCGAGCGTCTCTTCTGGCGCTAACCGCTTGCTTCCTTCAGGTTCTCATCCAAGGACAAG TGTTTCGGGCTCCCCAGGACGTGTTCCTGCGCTCGCGGCGCGCTAACAAGTTCCTGGTGGAGGAGATTCTGCAGGGGAACCTCGAGAGGGAGTGCGTCGAGGAATGGTGCAACTACGAGGAGGCGCGGGAATACTTCGAGGACACGCCCAGTACG AACGCCTTCTGGACCGTTTACTACG ACGGGGATCAGTGCGAGCCGGACCCCTGCCTGCACGGAGGAAACTGCACGGACCGGGTGGGGGGGTTCCtgtgctcctgccccccccctcactACGGCCCTGTCTGTGAGCTGGGGGCCCCGGGCCCCGATGGAAACCCCCCCACCGCCCCGCTGGTCACCTCCAAAG AGATCTCTGAGTGTCCGATCGGCGGCCCGTTGGCGTGCGATCAGATGTGCGAGGCGGCCGTCGGTTCGTTCGTCTGCTCCTGCCTGACGGGCTTCAGACTGCAGGAGGACGGGCGGAGCTGCCGGGCTGAAG CCGAGTTTACCTGCGGACGACTTCCTGACGAGATCAACGCCACGCTGTGCCCTCGAGGAGACTGTCCCTGGCAG GCGTCCCTATTGGACAGCAGAGGGGAAGCGCTGTGTAGCTGCGCTGTGATTGGCCGTCGCTCCGTGCTGACCTCGGCTCGATGTCTCCTGACGGGCGTGTCATGGCCCCCCCGACCCTCTGACTTCACCGTGGCCGCCG GCGATAGAAAGACACTCGTCGCTGTGCGGTCGCTCTACATCCACGAGCGTTTCCGTGAGCATTGCCGTGACGATGACCTCGTCTTGCTGGAGTTGTCCCGCCCCCTGACCTTTGGCCCCGCCCtctcccacctctgcctccccccCACCAGGGACTTCAGCGAGAACATCCTGATGCATTCTGGGAGGACGGGGGCCACCGGGGAAAATACGTTCGTCTACAAAACGCTGGACGAGTGCCGACTAAATACGAACATTTCAAATCTGCTTAGCAACAAGATGTTCTGCATGGGGGGGCTTAACGAGGGACAAGAGGGGGGGCAAAGGAGACCCAAACGAGCCCAGGGGAGCCTTAATGAACTCTGGAATTACACTAGTGCGGATATGAGGGGAAATGGTTCTGATCGAGTCCATAGAGACCAGACTGGGGATTTAAGAAACCCAAACAGTACCATTAAGAGCCCGGATGAACCCTTTAGGAACAAGAATGGCAGCGAAGGGACGCAGAATGGACGCCATCACCAGAACCAGGACCACCAACAGGACCACCAACAGGACCCCCAACAAGACCACCAACAAGACCACCAACAGGACCACCAACAAGACCACCATCAAGACCACCAACAAGACCACCAACAAGACCACCAACAGGACCACCAACAGGACCCCCAACAAGACCACCAACAAGACCACCAACAAGACCACCAACAGGACCACCAACAGGACCACCAACAGGACCACCAACAGGACCACCAACAAGACCACCATCAAGACCACCATCAAGACCACCAACAGGACCACCAACAGGACCACCAACAAGACCACCAACAAGACCACCAACAGGACCACCAACAGGACCACCAACAGGACCACCAACAGGACCACCAACAAGACCACCATCAAAACCACAACCAGGACCACAACCGAACCCCCCATGGAGCAGACCGGACTCTGATTGGATCAGAAACCGGGCACAGGACCCAGAATGGCGCCTGGCGGTGTTCGGGCTTGTTGCCGGGGGCGCCGGTTGCTACGGTGGAGCGCGGGACGGCGTTCCTCACCGGGCTGCTGATGACATCATCATGTGGGGACGGGCTGGTGTTCACCAAACTGTCCCGGTACCTGAGCTGGATCCGGACCCGGCTGGAGGCCAGCGAGGGTCACGTGACCTCTCAGGGTCACATGACCTCTCAGGTCCTGCAGTACCCCGAGAAACCCTGA